In Miscanthus floridulus cultivar M001 chromosome 5, ASM1932011v1, whole genome shotgun sequence, one genomic interval encodes:
- the LOC136454349 gene encoding uncharacterized protein codes for MAQAWNGLIVQVIVDWEIQILLLLSFALQLLLFFFGGLRRRSSNALLRLSLWLAYLSADFIAVYALGYLSRHLPATTTTTANGDRCYQECLQSQALSSPSHPLTLLWAPFLLVHLGGQDTVTAFALEDNELWLRHLPNMMVQVCLVLSVLWNSMAHNQLVIPAAFVFVAGVIKYGERIWALKCGSQKGLKSSANSSIIVFDDSTQTTIVANESSGRRVYRHEDMHLQTDMKYSSIVKRAFHSNLGVHEVFAGRQIYQMEPDTQRLFRLMEIELSMMYDDLYTKAKVIQARGGLILRCVSLTSSIVAFVLFLLMSNNKKRQYRSPPRSDDVVVTYILFIGAFCLEAFAAIISPRALVSMEPDQDRHGGCSILARVPWFIFAKIQPETKPWWSNSIGQYNFLNSCVADDRSRIAQMMVKVGAKEIWTSIRHIRHAKVTTETKNLILQEINREHLEPLRMPSQLYRVVGRPFEEALLLMHVLTDLLLFKARHMGGIMQEMRLLIDSCKGMSDYMMFLLVMHPALLPVGGNVTTGLLEFAECPKHSAKGIKHSNAFDLTGEAFSLVEDMVKREEDLRAALQMLAETWVRLLIYAAGKSRPEEHARRLSTGGELLTFIWLLMAHCQLGDLYYEVDLVERGKGRQIYTTGTVCYTNVKILFEGIPRRSPLHPRNI; via the exons ATGGCCCAAGCTTGGAACGGCCTCATTGTCCAAGTGATTGTTGATTGGGAGATTCAGATATTGTTGCTGCTAAGCTTCGCCCTGCAATTGCTGCTCTTCTTCTTTGGTGGCCTTCGGCGCCGCAGCAGTAATGCTCTGCTCAGGCTCTCACTATGGCTTGCATACCTATCAGCGGACTTCATTGCTGTATACGCCCTAGGTTACCTCTCAAGACATCTACCCGCCACCACAACTACTACTGCAAATGGTGATAGATGTTACCAAGAATGCCTTCAATCCCAAGCATTGTCTAGCCCAAGCCACCCTCTCACTCTCTTGTGGGCACCATTCCTTCTTGTGCACCTTGGCGGGCAAGACACTGTGACTGCCTTCGCACTGGAGGACAATGAGCTATGGCTGAGGCATTTGCCGAACATGATGGTCCAAGTATGCCTAGTTCTCTCTGTGTTATGGAATTCAATGGCACATAACCAGCTTGTGATACCAGCAGCCTTTGTATTTGTCGCCGGAGTCATCAAGTATGGGGAGAGGATATGGGCGCTCAAGTGTGGGAGCCAGAAAGGCCTCAAGAGCTCTGCTAACAGCAGCATTATTGTATTTGATGATTCCACTCAGACAACCATAGTTGCAAATGAATCATCCGGAAGGAGAGTATATAGACATGAAGACATGCATCTTCAAACTGATATGAAATATTCATCGATTGTCAAGCGTGCTTTTCACTCCAATCTAGGTGTTCATGAGGTATTTGCTGGAAGGCAAATATACCAGATGGAGCCTGACACCCAACGGTTATTTCG CTTAATGGAGATTGAGCTTAGCATGATGTACGACGATCTCTACACAAAAGCAAAAGTGATCCAAGCAAGGGGTGGGCTCATACTTCGATGTGTCTCCCTCACCTCCTCAATTGTTGCTTTTGTGTTGTTCCTCTTGATGAGCAACAACAAGAAAAGGCAGTACAGGTCTCCACCAAGAAGTGATGATGTAGTAGTAACCTATATATTATTCATAGGAGCTTTTTGCTTGGAGGCTTTTGCTGCCATTATTTCACCACGGGCATTGGTGTCCATGGAACCCGACCAAGATAGACATGGAGGATGCAGTATCCTCGCCAGAGTACCATGGTTTATCTTTGCGAAGATCCAGCCAGAAACGAAGCCATGGTGGTCAAACTCAATTGGGCAATACAACTTCTTAAACTCCTGTGTTGCTGACGATAGGTCGAGGATAGCTCAAATGATGGTTAAGGTTGGAGCTAAGGAGATTTGGACTAGCATTCGACACATCAGGCATGCCAAAGTTACCACTGAAACGAAGAATCTCATCCTCCAAGAGATCAATAGAGAGCACTTGGAGCCCCTAAGAATGCCTTCTCAATTGTATCGTGTGGTCGGGCGCCCCTTCGAGGAGGCCTTGTTGTTGATGCACGTCTTGACAGACTTGCTCCTGTTCAAGGCAAGACACATGGGAGGGATAATGCAGGAGATGCGTCTCCTTATAGATTCATGCAAGGGGATGTCTGATTACATGATGTTCCTGCTGGTCATGCACCCTGCATTGCTACCTGTTGGAGGCAACgtcactaccggactccttgagttcgccgagtgcccgaaacactcagcaaaaggcataaaacactcg AATGCGTTCGATTTGACTGGGGAAGCTTTCTCCCTAGTGGAAGACATGGTGAAGCGCGAGGAGGATCTTCGTGCAGCGCTGCAAATGCTTGCGGAGACATGGGTGCGGCTGCTCATCTATGCAGCTGGGAAGTCCCGCCCGGAGGAGCATGCTCGCCGGCTGAGCACGGGAGGGGAGCTCCTCACCTTCATCTGGCTGCTCATGGCACATTGTCAGCTAGGGGACTTGTACTATGAGGTCGATCTCGTGGAAAGAGGTAAAGGGAGACAAATTTATACGACTGGCACAGTATGTTACACAAATGTAAAGATTCTTTTTGAAGGCATCCCGAGAAGATCTCCTTTACATCCACGGAACATATAA